A genomic window from Macaca thibetana thibetana isolate TM-01 chromosome 16, ASM2454274v1, whole genome shotgun sequence includes:
- the ENGASE gene encoding cytosolic endo-beta-N-acetylglucosaminidase yields MEAAAVTVTRSAARRRRGRQLQEEQEEQEPRPRRRRPGRRIKDDEEETVFREVVSFSPDPLPVRYYDKDTTKPVSFYLSSLEELLAWTPRMEDGFNVALEPLACRQPPLSSQRPRTLLCHDMMGGYLDDRFIQGSVVQTPYAFYHWQCIDVFVYFSHHTVTIPPVGWTNAAHRHGVCVLGTFITEWNEGGRLCEAFLAGDKRSYQAVADRLVQIAQFFRFDGWLINIENSLSLAAVGNTPPFLWYLTTQLHRQVPGGLVLWYDSVVQSGQLKWQDELNQHNRVFFDSCDGFFTNYNWREEHLERMLGQAGERRADVYVGVDVFARGNVVGGRFDTDKSLELIRKHGFSVALFAPGWVYECLEKKDFFQNQDKFWGRLERHLPTHSICSLPFVTSFCLGLGARRVCYGQEEAVGPWYHLSAQEIQPLFGEHRLGGDGRGWVRTHCCLEDAWHGGSSLLIRGVIPPEVGDVAVRLFSLQAPVPPKIFLSMVYKLEGPTDVTVALELTTGDASSCHIGGISVLNAETSSRHSLRPLRVPPTKLARWVGRCGRQLSRGWVQHCYEVSLRGCLLLDLLVCFSRPPGSREEESFTCRLGEIQVVDAASLLAPLPQVETVTISQVRWQPAASEREGPPSLLQLSCTLHWSFLLSQVRCFRIHYWGGTSDDSPGRELPRPEMPTFLGLAFATQYRIVDLLVEAAGPGQDRRVEFLVEPVPKEGFRVPQAEWGRAALLYSGPA; encoded by the exons ATGGAGGCCGCGGCGGTGACGGTCACCCGGTCGGCTGcccggcggcggcgggggcggcagctgcaggaggagcaggaggagcaggaaccgcggccgcggcggcggcggccggggaGGAG GATCAAAGATGATGAAGAAGAGACAGTCTTTCGAGAGGTGGTCAGTTTTTCCCCGGACCCCCTGCCAG TTAGATACTATGACAAGGACACCACCAAACCTGTCAGCTTTTACTTGTCTTCGCTGGAGGAACTCTTGGCGTGGACACCCCGCATGGAGGATGGCTTTAACGTGGCCCTGGAGCCCCTGGCGTGTCGCCAGCCCCCTCTGAGCAGCCAGAGGCCCCGGACTTTGTTGTGTCATGACATGATGGGGGGGTATCTGGACGACAG GTTCATTCAGGGCTCGGTGGTGCAGACTCCCTATGCTTTCTACCACTGGCAGTGCATCGACGTCTTTGTGTACTTCAGCCACCATACCGTCACCATCCCCCCGGTGGGCTGGACCAACGCTGCCCACAGGCATGGGGTCTGTGTGCTGG GGACTTTCATCACGGAGTGGAACGAAGGGGGAAGGCTCTGTGAAGCCTTCCTGGCCGGGGACAAGCGCTCATACCAGGCAGTGGCCGACAGGCTGGTCCAGATCGCGCAGTTTTTTCGTTTCGATGGCTGGCTGATCAACATCGAGAACTCTCTGAGT CTGGCCGCCGTGGGGAACACGCCTCCTTTCCTGTGGTACCTGACCACACAGCTGCACCGACAGGTCCCGGGGGGCCTGGTGCTCTGGTATGACAGTGTGGTGCAGAGTGGGCAGCTCAAATGGCAAGACGAACTCAACCAGCACAACAG ggtcttctttgattcctgCGACGGCTTCTTCACCAACTATAACTGGCGGGAGGAGCACTTGGAGCGGATGCTGGGGCAGGCTGGCGAGCGCCGGGCTGACGTGTACGTGGGTGTGGACGTGTTTGCTCGGGGGAACGTGGTCGGAGGCCGATTCGACACAGACAAG TCGTTGGAGCTGATCCGAAAGCATGGGTTCTCCGTGGCTCTGTTTGCCCCCGGCTGGGTGTACGAGTGTCTGGAGAAGAAGGATTTCTTCCAGAACCAGGACAA GTTCTGGGGCCGGCTGGAGCGCCATCTGCCCACACATAGCATCTGCTCCTTGCCGTTCGTCACGTCCTTCTGCCTGGGCCTGGGTGCACGGAGGGTCTGCTATGGCCAG GAGGAGGCGGTGGGGCCCTGGTACCACCTGAGTGCCCAGGAGATCCAGCCCTTGTTTGGAGAACACAGGCTGGGAGGGGATGGCCGGGGCTGGGTGAGGACGCACTGCTGCCTGGAGGATGCCTGGCACGGAGGCAGCTCCCTGCTCATCCGGGGTGTGATCCCACCGGAGGTTGGAGATGTGGCCGTGAG GTTATTTTCCCTGCAGGCCCCAGTGCCACCCAAGATTTTCCTGTCCATGGTGTATAAGCTTGAGGGGCCCACAGACGTCACGGTTGCTTTAGAGCTAACCACAGGGGATGCCAGCAGCTGCCACATCGGTGGCATCTCAGTGTTGAACG CAGAAACAAGCTCAAGACACAGCCTCCGACCCCTCCGGGTGCCCCCTACGAAGCTGGCCAGATGGGTGGGCCGCTGCGGCCGGCAGCTGAGCAGGGGCTGGGTCCAGCA CTGCTACGAGGTGAGCCTGCGTGGGTGCCTGCTGCTAGACCTCCTCGTGTGCTTCTCACGGCCGCCAGGTAGTCGGGAGGAGGAGAGCTTCACCTGTCGGCTTGGAGAGATCCAG GTGGTGGACGCTGCCAGCCTGCTGGCCCCTCTGCCCCAGGTGGAGACTGTCACCATCTCTCAGGTCCGCTGGCAGCCGGCCGCCTCTGAGCGGGAGGGGCCCCCTTCTCTGCTCCAGCTCAGCTGCACCCTGCACTGGTCCTTCCTCCTCTCACAAGTCCGTTGCTTCCGAATCCACTACTGGGGAGGGACGAGTGATGACTCTCCGGGCAGGGAGCTGCCGAGGCCAGAGATGCCCACGTTCCTGGGGTTGGCTTTTGCCACCCAGTACCGGATAGTGGACCTGCTGGTGGAAGCCGCCGGGCCCGGGCAGGACCGTCGCGTGGAGTTTCTGGTGGAGCCTGTCCCGAAGGAAGGGTTCCGGGTACCTCAGGCCGAGTGGGGCAGGGCGGCTCTGCTTTATTCAGGCCCCGCATGA